The sequence ATATATTTTATCGCTTCCGATACCGTGATATGTTCGAGCGCCTTCTGATCCGGCTTGCCGAAGTTTATGTAAACGTTCTCCACTTCGGTGAGGATAAGCAGTATGTCCGTCTCCATATCCTCGGCGAGCCGCTCGGCCGCGAGGTCTTTGTCTATCACCGCGGCGACTCCGGTGAGCGAACCGTCCATATTTTCGACGACAGGTATGCCGCCGCCGCCCGCCGTGACGACTATCGTCGAATCCCACAGGCGTTTCACCGAATCGAGCTCGACGATCCTCTTCGGCTTCGGCGAGGGCACCACCCTGCGCCAGCCGCGCCCCGAGTCCTCTTTCATCGTCCAGCCCTTCTCCTTCGCGAGCTTCTTCGCCTCCTTCGCGGTGTAGAAGCGTCCTATCGGCTTAGTCGGGTTCTGGAACGCCGGGTCGCCGTCGTCGACGATGACCTGCGTGACGATAGTGACGACGGGAACGTTGCGATTCTTGTTGCGGAGGGCGTCGCGCAGGCTCTGTTGAATCTGATAGCCGATATACCCCTCCGTCATAGCGCCACAGCAGTCGAAGGGAATGGCGGGGAGCTGATCCGGCTGCGCGGCCGCGGCGATTTCCTGCTGAAGGACGAGGCGCCCCACCTGCGGGCCGTTTCCGTGGACTATGGCCATCTCAAAGCCGCTGCAGCTGATATTTGCGAGATTCTCGCAAGTCTTTTTTACGACGCGGAGCTGCTCCTCCGCGGTCGGAGGCGTCCCCGCCTCCATCAGCGCGTTTCCGCCGAGAGCTATAACTACTTTCGTAGCGTTGGAAATATTTGCTTCAGGAACTACCGTGTGGGGAATCATGGGCTTGCTCTCCTTCATATAAAGATTTATTGTCAGGTCCGCTTTTTGCAGCGCTATTATAAACCTGTTGGCGCAAAAAGTTCAATAAGCAATTTCGCTCAGCTATAAAAAATCCCTTTTCTCCCCAGATTCAGGCGATTTCGAAAGGATTTGCCTAAACTTGATTTAAAGAACCAGTTCAATCAGGTCATATGAAGGATATGGGCCCAAAGCGGAATCGCCGCGATACAGAGCAGCGTCGTCGCCGCCACGAGATCCGCCGCGTATTCGCCGTCCATCCCCATGCCGCGCGCCAATATGAAGCAGTTCACCGCCGTCGGCATCGCGCTAAGCATCACTGTGACCTTCCTCATATCGTCAGAAACGGGGAAGAAATAGAGCATAAGATACATGAGCGCGGGGTTCAGCGCTAACTTCACGAGCACGTCGAACCACGTCTCGCGGACGATCCGGACGACCGCGCTCATGCGCGAAAGGTCGAGCGAACCGCCAAGCGCGAGCAGCGCGACGGCCGTCGCCGCGTTGCCCATCAGCTTCATCGTCTCGTCGAGCACGAAATGGATGGGTATCCCAGCCATCGACGCGCCCAGCCCGGCGATGCACGACAAAATCAGCGGGTTAGTAAATAGCCGCTTCAGCATCGAACAGACCCCCGAAAGCGTCAGCCTGCCGTAAAGGACCATCTCGCCGGCTGCGACCGAAAGCAGCTGAAACGAGACCGCCGTCACCGCAAGATAAACGGCCGCCTCACTCATCCCCTTGTCGCCCATCGCAAGCTGTATCACCGGCAGTCCGAGATAAACGTTATTTCCTCTGAAAGAAGCCAGGACCGCCGTCGCGATGCGGCGAAGATTCCCCCTGTGAACAGCAAAGCGCGCCGCGAAATACGCGAACAGCATCGTCAGCAGAAAGCAGAGCGTCGTCGCGTAA is a genomic window of Synergistes jonesii containing:
- the arcC gene encoding carbamate kinase produces the protein MIPHTVVPEANISNATKVVIALGGNALMEAGTPPTAEEQLRVVKKTCENLANISCSGFEMAIVHGNGPQVGRLVLQQEIAAAAQPDQLPAIPFDCCGAMTEGYIGYQIQQSLRDALRNKNRNVPVVTIVTQVIVDDGDPAFQNPTKPIGRFYTAKEAKKLAKEKGWTMKEDSGRGWRRVVPSPKPKRIVELDSVKRLWDSTIVVTAGGGGIPVVENMDGSLTGVAAVIDKDLAAERLAEDMETDILLILTEVENVYINFGKPDQKALEHITVSEAIKYMEEGQFGSGSMEPKVMAAIKFARRFPGKKAIITSLAKAIDALEGRAGTVITMA
- a CDS encoding AEC family transporter, with amino-acid sequence MYGFFLVLPLLIIILTGNRLRARGFYSAEDVAALMKTLFYVILPPLLFRTSYIAGRDALSQPNLFYATTLCFLLTMLFAYFAARFAVHRGNLRRIATAVLASFRGNNVYLGLPVIQLAMGDKGMSEAAVYLAVTAVSFQLLSVAAGEMVLYGRLTLSGVCSMLKRLFTNPLILSCIAGLGASMAGIPIHFVLDETMKLMGNAATAVALLALGGSLDLSRMSAVVRIVRETWFDVLVKLALNPALMYLMLYFFPVSDDMRKVTVMLSAMPTAVNCFILARGMGMDGEYAADLVAATTLLCIAAIPLWAHILHMT